One Jeotgalicoccus saudimassiliensis DNA window includes the following coding sequences:
- a CDS encoding type B 50S ribosomal protein L31 — protein MKQGIHPEYKKVIFLDSTTDFKFLSGSTRTSSETMEWEDGNEYPVIRLDISSDSHPFYTGRQKFASADGRVEKFNKKFGLKSSNEQ, from the coding sequence ATGAAACAAGGAATTCATCCTGAATACAAAAAAGTAATCTTTTTAGATTCAACTACAGATTTTAAATTCTTAAGTGGATCTACACGTACTTCTTCTGAAACTATGGAGTGGGAAGATGGTAACGAATACCCGGTTATTCGTTTAGATATCTCTTCTGATTCACACCCGTTCTACACAGGACGTCAGAAGTTCGCATCTGCAGACGGCCGTGTTGAGAAATTCAACAAAAAATTCGGTCTTAAATCAAGCAACGAACAATAA
- the prfA gene encoding peptide chain release factor 1 → MFDQLEIIENRYEQLTELLSDPDVVSDPEKLRTYSKEQSDIHDTVEVFRVYKGHLETIEESKEMLKETDDQEMIDMLKEEIAESESTLPKLEDELKILIIPKDPNDDKNVVMEIRGAAGGDEAQIFAGDLFRMYSRYAEDQGWRTEVVDASSSDQGGFKEISFLIHGKGAFSKLKFENGAHRVQRVPETESGGRIHTSTATVAVLPEVEDVEVEIRNEDIKIDTYRSSGAGGQHVNTTDSAVRITHLPSGTVVTSQDEKSQIKNRERAMKVLKARVYDMMQQEAHAEYAEKRKSAVGTGDRSERIRTYNYPQNRVTDHRIGLTIQKLDQIINGSLDEIIEALAIEEQTSKLEELNNETI, encoded by the coding sequence ATGTTTGATCAACTTGAAATAATTGAAAACCGATATGAACAGCTGACTGAATTACTCAGCGACCCCGATGTAGTCAGCGATCCGGAAAAACTCCGCACTTATTCTAAAGAGCAGAGTGATATTCACGATACAGTAGAAGTGTTCCGCGTATACAAAGGCCACTTGGAAACGATTGAAGAATCAAAAGAAATGCTGAAAGAAACAGACGATCAGGAAATGATCGATATGCTGAAAGAGGAAATTGCAGAATCGGAAAGCACGCTCCCGAAACTGGAAGACGAGTTAAAAATTCTTATTATCCCGAAAGACCCTAACGACGATAAAAACGTTGTTATGGAAATTCGAGGTGCAGCAGGCGGAGACGAAGCGCAGATTTTTGCAGGTGATCTGTTCAGAATGTATTCGCGCTACGCAGAAGATCAGGGATGGCGTACGGAAGTCGTCGATGCTTCAAGCAGTGACCAGGGCGGATTTAAAGAAATCAGTTTCTTAATTCACGGTAAAGGTGCATTCTCAAAACTTAAGTTTGAGAACGGTGCACATCGTGTTCAGCGCGTTCCGGAAACGGAATCAGGCGGGCGTATTCACACGTCTACGGCAACGGTTGCCGTATTGCCTGAAGTTGAAGATGTTGAAGTGGAAATCCGTAACGAAGATATTAAAATTGATACGTACCGTTCAAGCGGTGCCGGCGGACAGCACGTTAACACGACTGACTCCGCAGTACGTATTACCCATCTGCCAAGTGGTACAGTGGTTACATCGCAGGATGAAAAATCACAGATTAAAAACAGAGAGCGTGCGATGAAAGTACTTAAAGCACGCGTTTATGACATGATGCAGCAGGAAGCGCATGCAGAGTATGCAGAGAAGAGAAAATCTGCAGTCGGTACAGGTGACCGTTCAGAACGTATCCGTACGTATAACTATCCGCAAAACCGTGTGACTGATCACCGTATCGGTTTAACAATTCAAAAGCTCGACCAGATTATTAACGGCAGTCTCGATGAAATTATTGAAGCACTTGCTATCGAAGAACAGACTTCGAAACTGGAAGAACTGAACAATGAAACAATATAA